Proteins co-encoded in one Halococcoides cellulosivorans genomic window:
- a CDS encoding PGF-CTERM sorting domain-containing protein produces MKRTAIGVVAVAVVVALASPAVVGAADGPVLNGTMSGEDTVVVAIETVPDGGISGFDLTVEATGDASFESAAAGSDFLVSNAKVADDGRSVSVKAADSAEQISGGETDLELATIQLSGTADRPPVDITDVEIQANDGTEYDVTIRVEGADDSSSGGGADPTATDTDDTPTATSTTAETTTESTSTETTAATDETTESVDAETTAVESTTASEDDPATTEADADDVTTAETTDGGGAPATTGSGPGFGVALALAALAAIGLFARVRPY; encoded by the coding sequence ATGAAACGAACTGCCATCGGAGTCGTCGCCGTCGCGGTCGTCGTCGCGCTCGCGAGTCCCGCCGTCGTCGGGGCCGCAGACGGCCCCGTGCTGAATGGAACCATGTCGGGCGAAGACACCGTCGTCGTCGCGATCGAGACCGTCCCCGACGGCGGAATCTCGGGGTTCGACCTGACCGTCGAGGCGACCGGTGACGCTTCGTTCGAGTCGGCCGCCGCCGGGAGCGATTTCCTCGTCTCGAACGCCAAAGTGGCCGACGACGGCCGATCCGTGAGCGTGAAGGCAGCCGACTCCGCAGAGCAGATCTCGGGCGGCGAGACCGATCTGGAGTTGGCGACGATCCAGTTGTCCGGGACCGCCGACCGACCACCGGTCGACATCACCGACGTGGAAATCCAGGCCAACGACGGAACCGAGTACGACGTGACGATCCGCGTCGAAGGGGCCGACGACTCGTCGAGTGGCGGTGGGGCCGACCCGACGGCGACCGACACGGACGACACGCCGACTGCGACGTCGACGACCGCGGAGACGACGACAGAGTCGACGAGCACGGAGACGACCGCGGCCACCGACGAAACGACCGAGAGCGTCGATGCGGAGACGACCGCCGTCGAATCCACGACCGCGTCCGAGGACGACCCAGCCACGACCGAGGCGGACGCCGACGACGTCACCACGGCCGAGACCACCGACGGCGGTGGCGCACCGGCGACGACCGGGTCGGGCCCGGGCTTCGGCGTGGCGCTCGCACTCGCAGCGCTGGCGGCGATCGGCCTGTTCGCGCGCGTCAGGCCGTACTGA
- a CDS encoding redox-regulated ATPase YchF: MITVALAGKPNAGKSTFYEAATRADVDVGNYPFTTIDPNRGVSYARTDCPCLDRAARCDSDNCRDGTRYVPVELLDVAGLVPGAHEGRGLGNQFLDALTDADVILHVVDASGATNSEGEPVEPGSHDPVDDVDFVAEELDRWLASVVADNWEGIERQARSPDFDFEDALTEFCTGIGATATDVARILRGMEYDPDPIAWTDADRRDLAREIRARTKPMVVVANKADAADPETLDRLADAAERVVPASAESERALRRAAEADLIDYDPGDATFDILGDPAAQQRDALDEIAALLDEYGSTGVQRALDTAVYDVLERITVYPVQNASDWTDGDGRVLPDAHLLSDDATPVDLAYAVHSDIGDGYLHAIDAREDRKISDETVLEEGDVIAIVSTA; the protein is encoded by the coding sequence ATGATCACCGTCGCGCTCGCTGGCAAGCCCAACGCCGGCAAGTCGACGTTTTACGAGGCCGCGACTCGCGCCGACGTCGACGTGGGCAACTACCCCTTCACGACGATCGACCCGAACCGCGGTGTCAGCTACGCCCGCACCGACTGCCCCTGTCTCGACCGCGCGGCGCGATGTGACAGTGATAACTGCCGGGACGGCACACGCTACGTCCCGGTCGAACTGCTCGACGTCGCGGGGCTGGTCCCCGGCGCACACGAGGGCCGTGGCCTGGGCAATCAGTTCCTCGACGCACTCACCGACGCCGACGTGATCTTGCACGTCGTCGACGCGTCGGGCGCGACAAATAGCGAGGGCGAACCCGTCGAACCCGGCAGTCACGACCCCGTCGACGACGTCGATTTCGTCGCGGAGGAACTCGATCGCTGGCTCGCGAGCGTCGTCGCAGACAACTGGGAGGGCATCGAGCGCCAGGCGCGATCGCCCGATTTCGACTTCGAGGACGCGCTCACCGAGTTCTGTACGGGCATCGGCGCGACCGCGACCGACGTCGCGCGCATCCTCCGCGGGATGGAGTACGACCCCGACCCCATCGCCTGGACCGACGCCGATCGGCGCGACCTCGCCCGGGAGATCCGCGCACGCACCAAACCGATGGTCGTCGTCGCGAACAAAGCCGACGCCGCCGACCCCGAGACGCTCGATCGGCTCGCCGACGCGGCCGAGCGGGTCGTCCCCGCCAGCGCCGAGAGCGAGCGCGCGCTCCGGCGCGCGGCCGAGGCGGACCTGATCGACTACGACCCCGGCGACGCAACGTTCGACATTCTGGGTGATCCCGCTGCCCAGCAACGCGACGCGCTCGACGAGATCGCTGCGCTGCTCGACGAGTACGGCTCGACGGGCGTCCAGCGCGCGCTCGACACCGCGGTCTACGACGTCCTCGAGCGGATCACGGTCTATCCAGTCCAGAACGCGAGCGACTGGACCGACGGCGACGGGCGAGTGCTCCCGGACGCGCACCTCTTGAGCGACGACGCGACGCCGGTCGATCTGGCCTACGCCGTCCACTCGGACATCGGTGACGGCTATCTCCACGCGATCGACGCCCGCGAGGATCGAAAGATCAGCGACGAGACGGTACTGGAAGAAGGGGACGTGATTGCGATCGTCAGTACGGCCTGA